One window of Dysgonomonas mossii genomic DNA carries:
- a CDS encoding heavy-metal-associated domain-containing protein: MNAKIFIISFILMLSAGFTLNAQDKKGLKSDKETVVFTVSMTCENCQKRIEKNIAFEKGVTDMKVNLDDKTVTIEFKNSQTTVDKLKAAIEKLGYEVAVKTDKKIEAKK, encoded by the coding sequence ATGAATGCTAAAATTTTTATAATCTCTTTTATATTGATGCTTAGTGCCGGTTTTACACTAAATGCACAAGATAAGAAAGGTTTGAAGAGTGACAAAGAAACAGTAGTTTTCACGGTGTCGATGACTTGCGAAAACTGCCAGAAGCGTATCGAAAAGAATATTGCTTTTGAAAAAGGTGTAACCGATATGAAGGTAAACCTTGATGATAAAACGGTGACTATCGAATTTAAGAATAGCCAAACCACTGTTGATAAACTGAAGGCAGCTATCGAGAAGCTGGGATATGAAGTAGCAGTAAAGACGGATAAGAAAATAGAAGCGAAAAAATGA
- a CDS encoding bifunctional transcriptional activator/DNA repair enzyme AdaA — translation MKKDDIFYQALVAKDPSFEGTFFAGIKTTGIFCRPTCTARKPKRENVEFFASAKDAILKGYRACKVCHPMEKAGSTPEYVDRVLRFLDEDPSLKLKDYDLLKLDIEPSKIRRWFLKNHGITFHAYQRMYRINTAFKKLQTGTSVTDIAFDSGYESLSGFNDSFKKVFGVSPKNSKEKQVIDFTRIETDLGTMVACATDKGVCLLEFSDRKGLETELKQLAKYHNANIVQGQNKYFKQLKEELDAYFEGRLKEFKVPLDISGTDFQKQLWQALVEIPYGTTSSYLRQAEVLGKPSSVRAVANANGMNKIAIIIPCHRVVGSDGSLTGYAGGLWRKRKLIDLEKDNKQKLS, via the coding sequence ATGAAAAAAGACGATATATTTTATCAGGCATTGGTCGCTAAAGACCCTTCATTCGAAGGAACATTCTTTGCGGGAATAAAGACGACGGGTATATTTTGTCGTCCTACATGCACAGCCCGCAAGCCAAAAAGGGAGAATGTAGAGTTCTTCGCTTCTGCAAAAGACGCCATACTAAAAGGTTACAGAGCCTGTAAGGTTTGTCATCCGATGGAGAAAGCAGGGAGTACCCCCGAATATGTAGACCGTGTATTAAGGTTTTTGGACGAAGACCCATCTTTGAAGCTCAAAGATTATGATCTGTTGAAGCTGGATATAGAGCCAAGTAAAATCCGTCGTTGGTTTCTCAAGAATCATGGTATCACTTTTCATGCCTATCAGCGTATGTACAGGATAAATACAGCATTCAAAAAATTGCAGACCGGCACATCTGTCACCGATATTGCTTTCGATTCGGGCTATGAGTCTCTCAGTGGCTTCAACGATTCGTTTAAGAAGGTGTTTGGTGTATCTCCCAAAAATAGCAAAGAAAAGCAGGTCATAGACTTCACCCGTATAGAAACAGATTTGGGTACAATGGTAGCTTGTGCTACGGATAAAGGAGTCTGCTTACTCGAGTTTTCGGATCGGAAAGGATTGGAAACCGAACTGAAACAATTAGCCAAGTATCATAATGCTAATATTGTGCAGGGACAGAACAAATATTTCAAACAACTGAAAGAAGAATTGGACGCCTACTTTGAAGGGAGACTGAAAGAGTTTAAAGTTCCGTTGGATATATCCGGCACAGATTTTCAGAAACAATTATGGCAAGCACTTGTTGAAATTCCCTATGGCACTACTTCTTCTTATCTCAGACAGGCGGAAGTTTTAGGAAAGCCATCGTCGGTAAGGGCTGTGGCTAATGCAAACGGGATGAATAAAATTGCAATTATCATTCCTTGTCATCGGGTTGTGGGTTCCGACGGGTCGTTGACCGGCTATGCGGGAGGATTGTGGCGCAAACGGAAGCTTATCGATCTGGAAAAAGATAATAAACAAAAATTATCCTGA
- a CDS encoding MBL fold metallo-hydrolase — MEVKIFEFNPISENTYIAYDETKECVIIDPGCFFQDEKELLLNFILDNELVVKHLLNTHLHFDHVFGNNFIYEQFKLETMANKGDEFLLEQLPTQLQMFGFTNEDTRIPKVGKYLNENDVVTFGNQRLIVMQIPGHSPGSIVFYNQEAGCVFVGDVLFRGSVGRTDLAGGNHKQLIDGIKEKLMKLPPDTVVYSGHGPLTTIREEARNNFYLQ; from the coding sequence ATGGAAGTAAAAATATTTGAATTTAACCCCATCAGTGAGAATACATATATTGCATATGATGAAACAAAAGAGTGCGTTATCATTGATCCGGGTTGTTTTTTTCAAGATGAGAAAGAGCTTTTGCTGAACTTCATCTTAGACAATGAGTTAGTTGTAAAACATCTACTAAATACACACTTACACTTCGATCACGTATTCGGAAATAATTTTATTTACGAACAATTCAAACTGGAAACAATGGCCAACAAGGGTGATGAGTTCTTACTCGAACAACTCCCTACCCAATTACAAATGTTTGGCTTCACAAATGAAGACACGAGAATACCCAAGGTGGGAAAATATCTGAACGAAAATGATGTTGTAACCTTTGGCAATCAAAGGCTGATAGTAATGCAAATACCGGGACACTCGCCGGGCAGCATTGTTTTCTACAATCAGGAAGCCGGTTGTGTTTTTGTAGGCGATGTATTGTTCAGAGGTAGTGTAGGACGTACCGACCTGGCGGGAGGCAACCACAAACAACTGATAGACGGCATAAAAGAGAAATTGATGAAACTACCACCCGACACAGTGGTATATTCGGGTCACGGGCCGTTGACCACAATCAGAGAAGAAGCTAGAAACAATTTTTATTTACAATAA
- the gcvP gene encoding aminomethyl-transferring glycine dehydrogenase, whose translation METQKFQHRHIGINAEDEKKMLSKIGVNSLDELIDQTIPANIRLQNGLNLPEALSEHEYAEEMALMASKNRICASYIGMGWYDTVCPAPIFRNVFENPVWYTSYTPYQAEISQGRLEALMNFQTTVSDLTGLPLSNCSLLDEATAGAESATMMFNLRTRDQIKNNVNKLFVDKNIFPQTLAVISTRMEPQGIEVVVGDYNTVDLSDGFFGAIIQYPNSNGNIVDYKAFAEKAHSLDCKVSVATDLMALTLLVPPGEWGADIAFGSSQRFGVPMFYGGPSAGFFATREEFKRNVPGRIIGVSKDAYGKPAYRMALQTREQHIKREKATSNICTAQALLATMAGFYAVYHGPKGLRNIATQIHSATALIADELKELGYTILNEQYFDTLKIGLPSGVSQYTVREFAEMRDINLRYYEAGEVGISIDETITEYKAHELLAVFSMAAGRMEVFMIDDLPQKITINDQFLRKSEFLQHEVFNSYHTETELMRYIKRLDRKDISLAHSMISLGSCTMKLNAASELLPLSLGGFQNIHPLAPKSQTQGYNELIEELGEYLKEITGFAGVSFQPNSGAAGEYAGLMTIRKYLESIGQGHRNIILIPASAHGTNPASAIQAGYETVTIECDSHGNIAVEDLQAKADQHKDHLAGCMITYPSTHGIFEKEIREMCKIVHEKGGQVYMDGANMNAQVGLTNPGFIGADVCHLNLHKTFAIPHGGGGPGEGPICVAEHLIPFLPHHPEVDGSTVNTVASAPYGSAGVLPITYGYIRMMGGEGLTHATKIAILNANYLAECLKDTYGIVYRGTTGRVGHELILECRKLKETSGITESDIAKRLMDYGYHAPTLSFPVHGTLMIEPTESESLSELNRFVDTMNQIWEEIKEVENGTYSKEDNVLVNAPHPEYEVCADEWKHAYPRSKAAYPLEFVKQNKFWINVARVDNAYGDRNLVTCLCDMG comes from the coding sequence ATGGAGACCCAAAAATTTCAACACCGCCACATCGGCATCAATGCAGAAGATGAAAAAAAAATGTTGTCTAAAATCGGCGTCAATTCGCTGGATGAACTGATAGATCAAACCATCCCTGCAAATATAAGATTACAGAACGGTCTTAATCTGCCGGAAGCATTAAGCGAACACGAATATGCTGAGGAAATGGCTCTGATGGCGTCGAAGAATCGTATTTGCGCATCGTACATCGGCATGGGATGGTACGATACCGTATGCCCTGCCCCTATCTTCCGCAACGTATTCGAAAACCCGGTATGGTACACTTCATATACTCCATATCAGGCGGAGATTTCGCAGGGAAGACTGGAAGCGTTGATGAACTTCCAGACCACCGTAAGCGATCTTACCGGATTGCCTCTTTCTAACTGTTCGCTACTTGACGAAGCCACAGCCGGAGCAGAGTCTGCCACAATGATGTTTAATCTCCGTACACGCGACCAGATAAAGAATAATGTAAATAAACTTTTTGTTGATAAAAATATATTCCCGCAAACCTTGGCTGTAATCAGCACACGCATGGAACCACAGGGCATTGAAGTTGTAGTTGGCGATTATAATACCGTCGATCTTTCAGACGGATTTTTTGGCGCAATTATCCAATACCCTAACTCGAACGGGAATATTGTAGATTACAAAGCATTTGCCGAAAAGGCACACAGCCTCGACTGTAAGGTATCTGTAGCTACAGACCTGATGGCACTTACGCTGCTTGTTCCTCCCGGAGAATGGGGTGCAGATATCGCATTCGGCAGCAGCCAGCGTTTTGGTGTTCCTATGTTTTACGGAGGTCCTTCGGCAGGATTCTTTGCAACGAGGGAGGAGTTTAAGCGCAATGTACCGGGACGTATCATCGGCGTATCGAAAGATGCCTATGGCAAACCGGCCTATCGCATGGCACTGCAAACTCGTGAACAACATATCAAACGCGAAAAAGCAACATCAAATATCTGTACAGCACAAGCACTGTTGGCCACAATGGCAGGATTCTATGCTGTATATCATGGACCAAAAGGCTTAAGGAACATAGCTACTCAGATACATTCGGCTACAGCACTTATTGCAGACGAGCTGAAAGAACTGGGATATACAATACTGAACGAACAATATTTCGACACACTCAAAATAGGCTTACCGAGCGGAGTATCTCAATATACAGTTCGTGAGTTTGCCGAAATGCGTGACATCAACCTGCGCTATTATGAAGCGGGAGAAGTAGGTATCAGCATAGACGAAACAATAACAGAGTACAAGGCTCACGAATTGCTCGCCGTATTCTCTATGGCAGCAGGACGTATGGAAGTGTTTATGATAGACGATCTTCCTCAAAAAATAACAATAAATGATCAGTTCCTTCGTAAGAGCGAATTCCTTCAACACGAGGTTTTCAACTCTTATCATACCGAAACAGAATTGATGCGTTACATCAAACGCCTCGATAGGAAAGATATTTCTTTGGCTCATTCGATGATCTCTTTGGGGTCATGCACGATGAAGCTGAATGCAGCGTCAGAACTTCTTCCACTTTCGTTGGGAGGATTTCAAAATATTCACCCTCTAGCACCTAAGTCACAAACTCAGGGATACAACGAATTGATAGAAGAACTCGGCGAATATCTGAAAGAAATCACAGGTTTTGCAGGCGTAAGCTTCCAGCCTAATTCGGGTGCAGCAGGAGAGTATGCAGGATTAATGACAATCCGCAAATATCTGGAAAGTATCGGACAAGGGCATCGCAATATTATCCTTATCCCGGCATCGGCACATGGTACAAACCCGGCATCGGCAATTCAGGCAGGATACGAAACCGTAACGATAGAGTGCGATAGCCACGGAAATATAGCAGTAGAAGACCTGCAAGCAAAGGCAGATCAGCATAAAGATCATCTGGCGGGTTGTATGATCACATATCCCTCTACTCATGGTATCTTCGAAAAAGAGATCAGAGAGATGTGCAAAATTGTACACGAGAAAGGCGGACAGGTTTATATGGACGGAGCGAATATGAATGCACAGGTAGGACTTACCAATCCGGGCTTTATCGGAGCCGACGTTTGTCACCTGAACCTGCATAAAACATTTGCCATTCCTCACGGTGGAGGCGGCCCGGGCGAAGGCCCTATCTGCGTTGCAGAACACCTTATACCCTTCCTTCCTCATCATCCCGAAGTGGATGGCAGCACCGTTAATACGGTAGCATCGGCACCATACGGAAGCGCAGGAGTATTACCTATTACTTACGGCTATATCCGCATGATGGGTGGAGAAGGTTTGACGCATGCCACAAAAATTGCTATATTGAATGCCAATTATCTGGCAGAATGCCTAAAAGATACGTATGGAATAGTTTACAGAGGTACAACAGGCAGAGTAGGTCACGAGCTTATACTTGAATGTCGTAAGTTGAAGGAAACATCAGGTATCACAGAATCGGATATCGCAAAACGATTGATGGATTATGGTTACCACGCTCCTACTCTTTCGTTCCCTGTACATGGCACATTGATGATAGAACCTACCGAAAGTGAAAGCTTATCGGAGCTAAACCGTTTTGTGGATACCATGAACCAGATATGGGAAGAAATCAAGGAGGTAGAAAACGGAACATACTCGAAAGAAGACAATGTTCTTGTGAATGCACCTCACCCCGAATATGAAGTATGTGCCGACGAATGGAAACATGCTTATCCACGCTCTAAGGCTGCTTATCCGCTCGAATTTGTAAAACAAAACAAATTCTGGATCAACGTGGCACGCGTAGATAATGCGTATGGTGATAGAAATCTGGTGACATGTCTTTGCGACATGGGATAA
- a CDS encoding RrF2 family transcriptional regulator — translation MNDRRFVISMHILVLLSKFPDELLSSDFLAGSMNINPVLVRKELSNLRKHNIVISKEGKNGGCMLARPANEIFISDVYKIVSTHSILGNELASPNPKCPVGKQINEHLYDLNKEAEDIMISRLANQTLADFSNRFE, via the coding sequence ATGAACGATCGCAGATTTGTCATATCAATGCATATATTAGTATTACTCTCCAAGTTTCCGGACGAGCTGCTCTCTTCCGATTTTTTAGCGGGGAGTATGAATATCAATCCTGTATTGGTAAGGAAAGAGCTATCAAACCTTCGCAAGCATAATATTGTTATAAGTAAGGAGGGTAAAAACGGAGGGTGTATGCTTGCCAGACCTGCCAACGAAATATTCATCTCGGACGTATATAAGATTGTAAGCACACATTCCATTCTGGGCAACGAACTGGCATCGCCCAACCCGAAGTGCCCTGTTGGCAAACAAATAAATGAGCATTTGTACGACCTGAATAAAGAAGCTGAAGATATAATGATAAGCCGATTGGCTAACCAAACGTTAGCTGATTTCAGTAATAGATTTGAATAA
- a CDS encoding NAD(P)-dependent oxidoreductase: MKKIALIGATGFVGSHLLTELVNRGYEVTAFARSTDKIPVKNGNPKTVALDVTNTKALVEALKGNDLVLSAFNPGWTNPNIYDDFIKGSEAIQKAVKEAGVKRYITIGGAGSLYIDGKQLVDSEGFPEEIKPGATAARDYLNILKKETELDWTMFSPAINMHQGIKTGRTGKYRLGTDEPVFDKDGESILSVEDLSVAIVDEIENHKFPRQRFTAGY; this comes from the coding sequence ATGAAGAAAATAGCATTAATAGGAGCCACAGGCTTCGTAGGTTCACACTTGTTGACAGAGTTAGTAAACAGAGGTTATGAAGTAACAGCATTTGCACGCTCTACAGATAAAATTCCGGTAAAAAACGGAAATCCCAAGACCGTTGCGTTGGATGTTACAAATACGAAAGCATTGGTAGAAGCACTTAAAGGCAACGATCTTGTGCTAAGCGCATTTAATCCCGGATGGACTAACCCGAATATATACGACGATTTCATTAAAGGATCGGAAGCAATACAGAAAGCTGTAAAAGAAGCGGGTGTAAAACGTTATATCACAATCGGAGGAGCAGGCAGCCTCTACATAGACGGCAAACAACTTGTGGACAGTGAAGGTTTTCCCGAAGAAATAAAACCTGGAGCTACCGCAGCAAGAGACTATCTGAATATCCTGAAAAAAGAGACTGAACTGGATTGGACAATGTTTTCGCCTGCCATCAATATGCACCAAGGCATCAAAACAGGACGAACAGGCAAGTATAGATTGGGTACAGACGAACCTGTGTTCGACAAAGACGGAGAATCTATCCTGTCTGTTGAGGATCTGTCTGTAGCTATTGTTGACGAAATAGAGAACCATAAATTTCCCCGCCAACGCTTTACCGCAGGATATTAA